TTAATAGGTATGGACATCATATCAATTGATTTGTCTGTGAGCAATGTCATTTCGCGGCAATTTTATTTTGTCATTTTGTGGTCTTTTCTCAGATTTAGGTCTTCCTGATCTTGAATATATATAAAACCCACCTGTATAATAGGTTTAAATACGTGTTCAAAAAGTCTGGTTTTCAGTACCGAGAAGATGGAATGAAGCTAGAAATGGAGTAGCGGAGCGTAGGAAAACTACGTGAGCAACCACAATGTTTCCAAAGGAAACATACTTCGTAAGCCTCCCGCTTATTTCGGCTGAATTTCAGCTTCGATGTTGATGATGCCACTAGGCATGATTCGTAATCAAAAGTGGACTTTTTGAACTACATCTATAAGCGAAACTTTTAGAATGTACAAACGATACTTATATAATAAAGAGGTGTTCCTGATGACCGAGAGCATGAAGGAAGACCACCATGAGTTTTTGGATATTATTTTCTTCACTCCATCTGAATTCGAGAAAGCTGGTGGCGCCTGGCCGATTCGCATCGGCCGTAATATAGCCAAGACCAACTATCATATTGGCCCTCGTACCACACCTTATCATTATTTGCTATTTGTGCTGGAGGGGGAAGGTACATTCATACAGAACGGACAGCGTCATGCCCTTCGTTCCAGGGATGCATTCTGTCTGTTTCCACATGTTACCCATGAGTACTGGACTGATCCAGAGAACACGTTGCAGAAAATATTTATTGCCTTTGACGGCGCACATGCAGCCGAACTATTGTCTCGGATCGGACTTACACCCGACTCACCATACCGTTCAGGTGTACTGACACCGGAGACCGCAAGTGCGATGCGCGCATTTATGGAGGATGTTCGCCAACCACAGGACGGAGCGAGTGATCTGGGACGACTCACCCGGTTTCTAAACCTCTTTGACCGGATAGCCCGTTCCCCGGCAACCAAAGGATTGCAACCGGATTCAGCCACACCTTGGCTTCAGAAAGGCAAGGAATACATGGACATTCATTTTGCAGGCGGCATCTCCGTGGAAGGTGTGTCTGCTCATGCGGGTGTGGATCGAACCCATTTTGCCAAACAGTTCCGCAAAGCCTATGGTCTGTCCCCTGTGCAATATATCCAGCAATTGAAAATGACCCAAGCCAAACGTCTACTCGTGCAGACGCCGCTAAGCTTAACTGAAGTGGCTCATTCCGTAGGTTACCCGGACTTGTTCTCCTTCTCCAAGGCGTTCAAAAAGCAAGTCGGTCTGCCGCCCAATCGCTATCGGACAGCGGAGAGCACGAAAGAGTAAGGGAGCGACCTTTCGCTCCCCAGACTATAATCCATGCCTCATGCACCACGCATTGTGTACGGTTAGGTAAGATGTCTCCTTTACCAAATTGCAATGGACTCCTGAGATTCGTATCCTGTACATCATGGTGCTGCAAAATCCAGCACTAATCCACCACCAAAAAAAGCAAGCCCCATCTACCCGGGACTTGCCTTCTTTCTATACTACAGTCTTGACGCACGTACTCGAAACCAGGAACTTTTTACATTGACGTAACGCTATTCCTTCTCCTCATTCTTACGCGCAAGCGGAATACCGTTCTCCTTGGCATACCATGCTTCATAATGATGCACAGCCACACCTGCAAAAGAAGAATGAGAGGTACCGAGATCAAACACCTTTGCCATCTCTTCATTCATATTGCTAACCGGTTTACGGAAAAAGGTCAGGTGATCCCCCTCGTGTGTATCCGCGAGTTCCGCTCCGATCCAGACTTTCTTGCCCAG
This Paenibacillus xylanexedens DNA region includes the following protein-coding sequences:
- a CDS encoding helix-turn-helix transcriptional regulator; translation: MTESMKEDHHEFLDIIFFTPSEFEKAGGAWPIRIGRNIAKTNYHIGPRTTPYHYLLFVLEGEGTFIQNGQRHALRSRDAFCLFPHVTHEYWTDPENTLQKIFIAFDGAHAAELLSRIGLTPDSPYRSGVLTPETASAMRAFMEDVRQPQDGASDLGRLTRFLNLFDRIARSPATKGLQPDSATPWLQKGKEYMDIHFAGGISVEGVSAHAGVDRTHFAKQFRKAYGLSPVQYIQQLKMTQAKRLLVQTPLSLTEVAHSVGYPDLFSFSKAFKKQVGLPPNRYRTAESTKE